GAAGAGCGTCGTGAGCGCGAGGTGCCAGCGGAGGTTCTTGCGGGCGACCTGAGGTGTGGTCTCGGCGTCGAGGGGCTCCGACACGTGACGGCGACGCGTGAGCCATCGTCGGACGCGTGCCGTGCGAAGGCGCCGCCAGAGCGCAAGCTCGGCCGGCGTGGTCGGGACTGCAAGAAGCGCAATGGTGACGACGACCAGGAAGGCCGAGAGCCATGCAGATGCGGCGAGGACGAGGGTCATCGGAGGGCTACCGGGCGGATGCGGAGTCGACCTGCGCGCCCACAGCCTCACTCCGCCGCGCCGCGCAAGCGCGGCGGCGGCAGGAACGAGGGGCGAGCCGACGGCCGTCCCGGAGTCCAGACCCTGCGCCGAGCCTCGGGCGCTTCGATGGTCGCCATTCGCGAGCGCTCCGGCGTCGTCAGTCTCCAGCCGGCCTCCGAGCGAGCAGCTCATCGAGTTGCTGGAACGTCTCCGGCATCACCTCCGACGCTCCAGTGCCGGCCGCATCGAGCGCTTCCTTCGAAGGATAGAGCTCGCGCAGCACCAGGAGCGTCTTGCCGTCCCTCTCCTCGAAGGTCACGGTGGTGACCGGCCCGGCGTCACCGCTCTCTTCGTTGGTCCACACCAGACGCACCGGCGGGATCACCTCCAGATATCGGCCGAAGAACTCCATGCCGCCGCCGAACCCGAGGCGGTACTGGCCCCCCGGGCGCACATCCATCTCGATCGACTCGAGCTTCATGTCCATCGACTTCGGCAGCCACCACTGCTGAAAGAGATCCGCGCGCGTCCACGCCTCGAACACGAGGCGCGCCGGCGCGTCGAAGGTGCGCGTGACGACGAGCTCGCAGTCGGACGTCCGTTCGACGGTGACCTGCTTCGTCGGCGAAGGCTCACTTCCTCTTCTTGCGTCCATCGCGCTTCTCCTTGCGTTTCAGGTCCTCGATCACCTGGTCCAACGCGTCGAAACGCGCGGCCCAGAGTTGGTGGTACTTCGCGATCCACGCCGCCTCTTCCTCGAGCCGGCACTGGCCGAGCCGGCAGGTGCGCACGCGTCCGATCTTCTCGGTGGTGACGAGCCCGGCCCGCTCCAGGACGCCGACGTGCTTCTTCATGCCGGTCAAGGTCATCTGGAACTTGTCGGCGAGGTCCGTGATCGACGCATCCGAGCGCGCGAGCCGCTCGAGGACGCCGCGCCGGGTGGCGTCCGAGATCGCGGCGAAGGCGGTGTCGAAGTGGCCGGCCGAATACTGAACCATATGGTGCAGTATGGAACAAGTCCGGCGCGAGATGCAAGCGCGACCTTCCGGTCGCGGTGAAACGAGACCGGGAAGCGAGGAGCGACGACGCCGCGATCATCCCGACAAGGGCACTCTCGAAAGGACACTCGAGGCTGGACTCGCGGGAGCTCTTCCTCGGCAGCGAGGAACCAGCCGTCGATTGGACATGGCGCGCCAGCGCTCGCGCCGTCTAGAGTTGGAGGTCTTCCGCCGCCGGAGAGTTGGTACGAGGCGACGCACTTCGCGAGCCGCCTTCGCGACCGGCGACGAACGGACCTCCGAGAGAAGGAGCCTCGAGATGCCTCGCTACCTCATTTCCTTCGACGACGGCTCGATGGACCACATTCCCGAAGCGGAGCTGCCGGCGGTCGGCGAAGCCGCGCACGCCGTGGTGCGGGACGCCAAGGACGCCGGGGTCTGGGTCTTCGGCGCGGGGGTGCTCCGTCAGCAGGCGACGATCGTGGCGACCGACGGCGCCGTCTCGTGGGGACCCGTGCCGGAGACCAAGGCGGTTCTGGGTGGTTTTTCCATCCTCGAGGTGGCCTCCCGCGAGGAAGCGCTCGCCTGGGCCGCGCGCTTCGCCAAGAGCTGTCGCTGCGCACAGGAGGTGCGCGAGATCGGGTTCGATCCGGAATCCTGAGCGCGGCGCACTCGGGTTCGGCGGTGGCACCTGTCGGAGCATGAGCTGAGCGGTGGGCACGCGAAGCTCCACCGCTTGCACCCGCGATGAGATGAGCTCCTTCCGGGACTCGCCCGGCATCTCGCTCTCGGCGCGCGGACTTCCTCCTGGCCCCGAGCCCCACACGCTCCCCTCAGAGGCCGAGGATGCGAATACGGTCCTGCCCCGCGTCACCGGTTCGTGGGGAGGCGCTCGTGGGAGGAGTCGAAGTTCGGCCTCTTGTCCGCGCCAAGAAACGAGTATCGGATCGAGACGCCATCGATTGCCTCGACCTTCTTGTGGGTGCGCGCATTTCGAGGGTAGCGGACCTCGAGCATCCCATCTTCGACCCAGCGAATTTCAGCCGGCGGCCCACCCCAAGGCGCGCGTGGAGCTGCACCGTGATCCGAGTCCGCTACGAACACGTTCCCGGCATCTTCCGGGAGACTCTCGGCGCGAAGTACCGAGACTTGGGTGGTGAAGTCCGTCGTTGCACCGCAGTCGCGCTCGAAGAGGAACGCGGTCCGCGTGCCGTCGGGCGACTTCCGTTCGGCGATGACCGTGTTCGCGCAGAGGTCGTCGCCGCAGCCGGTTGATATTCCGAGCATCGCGAGAGCGATGGCCGCGTAGAGGGCTCGGTTCATCGGCGCGGTGACGAGGAGGAACATCCGGCATCCGTGGAGAGAACAGCGAGTCCCCAGCACGCCCAGGTTCGGCCACTAGCCTTCGATCTCGATCACGCCGTCGAGGTAGCTCACAGCTTGGCCGCCGATCCGGACGCGGTCGCCCCGCAGCTCGCAGCGGAGCGCTCCGCCGCGCGCGGACAGCTGCCGGGCTTCCAAGCGCGTCCGGTCGAGCCGCGCCGCCCAGTACGGGACGAGCGCGCAGTGGGCCGAGCCCGTCACGGGATCCTCGGGAACGCCGAGTCTTGGCGCGAAGTAGCGAGAGACGAAATCCACCGTCTGCCCGGGCGCCGTGACGATGAGACCAGCGGCGTCGAGCTCCTCCACGGACTCGAGATCGGGCTGGAGGTCCCGCACCTCCTCCTCCGAGGCAAGCAGGGCGAGATAGGCCCGCGCCCGGCGAGCCTCCACGGGAGGCTTGCCCAAGGCTCGGACGAGGGCCGCTGGAACCTCGCAGGGCTCGGTCGGGAGGGAGGGCAGGTCCAGCACCAGCAGCGGGCCTTCCCGGCTGACGGTCAGCGGGCCGCTCGCGGTCTCGAACCGGAGAGGATTCCCGGGAAACCCTCTCTTCGTGAAGAAGACGTGCGCGGTGGCCAGCGTGGCATGGCCGCAGAGCTGGACCTCTTCTACCGGCGTGAACCAGCGCAGGTGGAGCGCGCCGCTCTCCTCCACGACGAAGGCGGTCTCGGAGTGGCGGTTCTCCATCGCGATCCGCTTCATGAGCTCGTCGGGCAACCAGTGGTCGAGCAGGCACACCCCCGCGGGATTCCCGCGGAAGGGCTCCCCCGCGAAGGCGTCGACGTGGAAGTAGGGGATCTTCATGGCGAGCCTCGATGGGGAATAGCCCGGTTTCTCGGGGTCTGGCACAGCCTGACGACCCGAGCTCAGCGACCCGGCCGACGGGAGGCGACGATTGCAGCCGCGACGGGATGGCCGGTTCCCCGCAGCGAGGAGACGGACTCCTCCCTCGACTCGATCGGCATCTCGCCTGCCACAGTCGTCGGAGTCATGAGCGCATGCTCCCTCGAAAGGAGGAGTCCGTGAACGAGCCTACGATGGTCGCCGTCGACCCGGCAAAGAGCGTCTTCGAGGCGGCGGTGTTCATGCGGCCGGGGCAGGTGCGACCTCGCCGGCGCCTGAGCCGCGTGGCGCGGTGGCCACGCGCGACACCCGCTTCGAGGTGAGACCGATGGCTGCATGACACCGTCAACCCGCAGCAAGCTGCGCAGCGCACGACATCCATGACGATTCCGGTACGACCGACGCGGGGAAGGAGCCGATAACTACTCTGGCCTGCGGGGCCGGTGCGAGCGATTGCCTCCCCGCGCGCGGATCTCATCCTGGCCCGGAGCCCCACACGCTCCGCTCAGAGGCCGAAGATACGACTGCAGTCCTGACCAACGTCATCGACTCGTGCATTGGTGCTTGCGGTAGGAGTCCTGATACGAAGGGTCAGGCGCGCAACCATTTACCGAAAAATGTACGCCTCGTAGCGAGGTTCCGACGGCAGCTTTTGGCCCTTCAGGAACTCCCACGCACCGGCGTTGATTGACGTGGCCAGCGTGTAGTACCAGTGATCGTGGCCCTTCATGATCTCGACCTGCGCAGGAATGCCGGCATCCTTGAGGGCCTGGATCGTGGCATGGACCGACCCGACGGGGAAGAACTGATCACGGTCACCCGAGATGACCATGACTGGTGCCTTGCGTTTTGCCAACCGGATGGTGGCGTAGTCGCCGTCTGTGCGAAAGGAGCCCGCATGAACGGCAGCTGCGGCGAAGTACTCGGACTCAAGGAGCACCAACCGAAGGGCGAACACCGCACCGGCGGAATGACCGAAGAGGTACATGCGTGATGGGTCGATCGGCAGCCGCTGCCTCAGGGCCTCGACGAGCTCGTACACCGGGCCCGGTCCGTCTTGCGGGATCTGCCATTGCTCGTGGTCGAGCGCGTCGAGGCCGACGACGACCAGGCGCTCCTTGCGAGCGATCCTGGCCCACTTCTCCACGACCGAGTCGCCATCGCGCCCCGAGCCGTGAAACGCCAGGAGAAGAGGGAGCGTCTCGCCCGGCTTCAGCTCGGACGGCATCGCCAAGTAGTAGACCCGTTCGACTCCACCAAGGGTGATCCTCTCCTTCGTCACTTTGTCGGCGGCGACGGCTGCGTCGCTGATGAGCATACCCACGAGGAGTGCTACTAGTCTCTTCATCGATGCAGCTCCGAATGTCGGATCATGCACGCCCAACGGCTATGGAGTTCAGCGGCGGCAGGGCCGGCCTTGGGCCGTCGCTGCCGTCCGCTGCAATGATGAGATGGACTCCTCCCTCGACTCGATCGGCATCTCGCGTGCCACAGTCGTCGGAGTCATGAGCGCATGCTCCCTGGAAACGAGGAGTCCGTGAACGAGCCTACGATGGTCGCCGTCGACCTAGCAAAGAGCGCCTTCGAGGTCCCGGTGGCGACCCGGCCGGGGCCGGCTCGACTTCGCCGGCGCTTGAGCCGCGGGGCACAGTGGCTAGGCGAGACGCCCACTTCGAGGTGAGACCGATGGCTGCATGACACCGTCAACCCGCAGCAAGCTGCGCAGCGCACGACATCCATGACGATTCGGGTACGACCGACGCGGGGAGTGAGCCGATAACTCTTCTGGCCTCCGGGGCCGGTGCAAGCGACTGGCTCCCCGCGCGCGGATGTCATCCTGGCCCGGCTCCACACGCTCCGCTCAGAGGCCGAAGATACGACTTCAGTCCTGACCAACGTCATCGACTCGTGCAGGGGTACTTGCGGGAGGAGTCCAGATACGGCGTGTTAGATCCTATGAGGGACGTTCCTGGCACACTCTTTCCTGATCGTTGACAGCGAAAGGAGAAGGTCATGCGCAAGGAATCGTCCCGGCCTGAGTCTACGCTCACCACCCGTTCCGCCGCGAGCACGCTCTACCTGGCGCTCGAGCTGTCGCACCGCGAGTGGAAGCTCGCCTTCACCTCGGGTCTCGCCGTCAAGGCGCAGATCCGATCGGTGCCCGCCGGCGACCTCGCCCGCCTGCGCGAGGAGATCGCTCGCGCTCGCAAGGTCCTCGCGCTCGCGGCCAAGTGTCGCGTTCTCTCGTGCTACGAGGCCGGTCGCGAGGGCTTCTGGGTCCATCGCGCGCTGACTTCGATCGGCGTCGTCAACGTCGTCGTCGACTCCGCGTCGATCGAAGTCAATCGACGGCGCCGGCGGGCCAAGACCGATCGCTTGGACGCCGCCGCGCTCGCCGACCTCCTGGTCCGCTACGATCTCGGAGGTCGCCGGGTGCTCGCCGCGGTGCGCGTGCCGACCCCCGAGCAGGAGGACGCACGTCCGCTTCATCGCGAGCTCTGCACCGCAAAGGACGATCGGACCCGGCTCATCAACCGCGTGCGCGGGCTTCTGGCGGGCCAAGGCCTCCGTGTCGAGACCGTCCACTCCGACCTGGATCTCGCCGCGCTGCGTACCTGGGCGGGTAAGCCGCTGCTGTTGGGTCTTGCCCGACGCCTCGCGAGCGAGCTGGAGCGCCTCGGCGTGCTCCACCGTCGCATCCTCGAACTCGAGGCCGAGCGGCGTCACGCCCTCACCCTGGCCGACACCAAGGCGAGCGAGCAGGCCGCTTTGCTCACGCGTCTGCGTGCGATCGGGCCCAACTCGGCGAGGCTCCTCGCGCACGAGCTATTCTCCTGGCGTGACCTGCGCAATCGTCGCCAAGTCGGTGCTCTCGCCGGGCTCACGCCGACCCCATTCACCAGCGGCGACACCGAGCGCGAGCAGGGCATCAGCAAGGCGGGCATCCGCAGCGTCCGCTATCTCGCCATCGAGATCGCCTGGGGGTGGCTGCGCTTCCAGCCCCGCAGCGCTCTCGCACGCTGGTACCAGAAACGCTTCGGCAAGGGCGGCTCGCGGCTACGCAAGATCGGCATCGTCGCGCTCGCCCGCAAGCTCTTGATCGCCCTCTGGCGCTTCGTCACCTTCGGCGAGATCCCGGCCGGCGCCAAGCTGAAGCCGGCCTGAAGCAAAGGGACCGGCTAGGACGCCATCACCCACAGCGTCCCTCGGTGAACCCATGAACGATCGACTGGTGGACCTGCCCGTGCAATGCCGGCGGGTTTCCTTCGGGAACCGCGTGTTAGATGGGGCAGCTCCCACCAGCGCTTCCACTCGGCTGCGTCTTGCAGCGAACAGAGGATTCGGTGACGGCCCCCGAGGCCGCACGGATAGAAGGTCGAGGCAGGACCTGATCCTGCCCGTCAGCGGAAGCGGCCAGTCGACGCTCGAACACTACAACCCGAACCGGAGGACCGACTAGCGAAGAACTCGACCAGCCCCGGAGAGGGAGCTACTTGACAGGACGTTCTTCATAGAAGCCCGCTCAGTGGCTTGCGCCCCGCCGACTTATTGCGCAAACGTGACGGCGTCGGCAACGCCCGCCTCATCAAACGCGCGTTTGCGATGTCTGCACGCGCTGCATGTTCCGCAGTGGACGGGCCCTCCAAGTCGGCAGGTCCACGTGTCGCCAAAGCGTGCTCCGATTTCGCTGCCCAGTGAAACTACGTCGGTCTTTCGTTTGTCAATGAAGGGTGTCTGAAATCGGGGAACTGCGCCACCCTCGAAATTTACGAGGTTTGCCACCTGTGGAAATGCCTCAAAGAACTCCCGCATTCGCGGGCGTGCCTGGGCTTGCTCCTTCAAGACGGCAACACTGATCGTCTCGATCTTGGTCAGTTGCGCGTAGTAGAGAGCTACGCTCAGTAGGATAGGGAAGCCGGACGCCGGAACTACCAACGCTTCCAGATCCTTCATGTCTGCCTCGTCTGGCCCTATCGCGCCTTCGGGTAGATAGCCGCGGACCAAGGGAATGATGCCTTTCACATCGACGATTTCGAGTGGAACGCCCAGGTCAAATGTGATTGCTTTCACGGAATGCAGTTCTTGATTCGTAGGGAAAGTCCCCATATCAAAGTAGAGCGCTCGGACCCTTTGCCCTTCGCGGGTGGCCTGGTAGATCATGACGGCCGAGTCGAGCCCTCCAGAAAGTAGATGGACGGATTCGTATGCGACTCCTGGCATGATGCCTCCTTCGGATTGCTGTGCTCTTGGGCGGCAGAGCGCCCAGTATTTACCTGCCTGATTGGTTTGGCGAACCGGAACGCAATCCTCCTGTCCCGATAGTGGTCCTGCCTGAACGTCCTGTCGGGCTAACGCTGTATTCGACCCCATCCCGTCTCGAGCGCGAATCGGCAAACGCGGCACTTCTTGCCGTGTAACACCGACGGGCACGGGGCGGCGGGCGGGGTGAGAAGTCGCATGGCTGGCTGGCTGGCTTGCTTGCTTGCTTGCTTGCTTGCTTGCTTGCTTGCTTGCTTGCTTGCTTGCTTGCTTGCTTGCGGGCAGTCTAGGGAGCGGGCAGGCGAATGTCAAGCGTGGCGTGTAGCGCCGCATGACACCGAAGCTTCAAAGGTCATCCGCGGGGCTGCGCATGCCGAGGTCGCCGCGGTTCAGGACGTGGGTGTAGATCATGGTGGTGGTGACCTGGCGGTGGCCCCAGGAGCTCCTGGACTGTCCGGAGGTCGTGGCTCCTCTCGAGGAAGTGAGTGCCGAGGGAGGTCCGCTTGCTGCGCCCAGTCACGCGCGGGCACGGCAGGACTGCTTCGCCCGGCTTCTCTGGCAAAGCGGCGCGCGGCCCTGTCGAAATCGCGAGGGCGGCTCAGGCTCGGACGACGTGTCTCCCGCGCCGAAGGCGTCTCGCCCGCGAGGCACACGCCCCGACGCGAAAGCTGCCGCCAGTGCCTACTGAAGCGGCGTTCCGCAGCGGGCGCAGAACCTCGGGCTGATCGCCTTGCCAAGATAGCCGTCGCAGGCAGGGCAGCGCCAGTTCTTCAGCGAGAAGAGAAGGACGCCGATGATCGCCACGAACGCAGCGGGCAGAGCATAGGAGAGCGGCACGCCACCGAGGGTCTTGCCCGTGGCCTCGTTCGCCGTGCCGATCAGGACCGCAGCAAGGAGCGCCGGGACCACCGCGATCCACTGGCGACGACGACGGAGGGCAAACGTGCTCTTGAACTGCTCGAGCTGCTCCTGGGTGTACGTCATGGTTCCTCTCCGGGCGAAGGCGTGCGTTGAACGATCTCGATGCGGCGAAGGACTGACGGGCAATCGGACTGCGGTACCCTGGCTTCGCCCGCAACGGCTCGAGCAAGAAGGACCAGGGACTTCCGCCGAACCACCCGGCCCGATTTCGAGCCACCTGGACTCTCTTGCCGACCGCCGGGTGCGGCAACACTTGGCGCCGCGTGGCAACGGCCGACAGGCGTAACGGGCCGAGACGACATCTCTTGACCAGACAGGGCGCCGGCAGTGTAGGCAACCGAGGAGTGAGCGTCAATCGTGGCGCGCGATGTCTACTCCCGACCGCGCAATGCGGATTCCTGAGCGGAGCTTTCCCGATCAGAGCGAACACCCGTCCCTCGCAGCGCGGATGACGGCGAGACGGAAGCCCATCGTTGGCGCACGCCGCCCGCCGGGCACTATGCTCGCCGCATGACCCGTCGCGCTCTCGGCTCGTCGCTGCTCTTCGCCCTCCTCACCCTCGTTCGCCTCCCCGCCGCGGCGAGCGAGGCGGCTCCCGCCGGCGATCCTGGCGCGCGCTTCGCCGCGCTGGCGCTCGCCTGCGTGCAGCAGGAGTACCCGAACAAGATCGCCCACGTGATGCAGAGCGACGCCGACGCCAAGCCGCCGCGGGAGCTGACGCCGGCGTTCTATGGCTGCTTCGACTGGCACTCCGCCGTGCACGGGCACTGGCTGCTCGCGCGCCTCGCGCGGCTGCACCCGGAGGCGCCGTATGCCGCGACGGCGCGCGCCGCCCTCGGCGCGAACCTGACGGCGGCGCGACTTGCCGGCGAGGCGCGTTACCTCGAGGGCGCCGGGCGCGTCTCCTTCGAGCGGCCGTACGGCCTCGCCTGGCTCCTGCAGCTCGGCGCCGAGCTGCGCGAATGGGAGACGCCCGAGGCACGCGCCTGGTCGGCGGCAATCGCGCCGCTCGAGACGATCGCCGCGCGCCGGCTGGTCGAGTGGCTGCCCAAGCTCACCTTCCCGATCCGCGTCGGCGAGCACGACAACACCGCCTTCGCTCTCGGCCTGGCGCTCGACTGGGCGCGCGCCAAGGGCGATCCGTCCGGCGCGATCTTCGAGACGAGCGTGCGCCGCTTCTACCTCGGCGATCGCGACTGCCCGCTCGGCTACGAGCCCTCCGGGCACGACTTCCTCTCCCCGTGCCTCGCCGAAGCCGACGTCGTGCGGCGGGTGCTCGCGCCGGCGGAGTTCGCCACGTGGCTCTCGGGCTTTCTCCCCGGCCTGCCGCGGGACGGGCGCGGGGACTGGCTCGCGCCGGGCATCGTCACCGACCCGAGCGACCCGAAGCTCGCCCATCTCGACGGGCTCAACCTCTCCCGTGCCTGGATGCTCGAGGGGATCGCCGCCGGGCTGCCCGCCGGCGACCCGCGTCGTCCAGCGCTCGCCGCCGCGGCGGCGCGCCACCGCGCCGAGGCGCTGCCGCGAGTCACCGGCGAGCACTACGAGGGCGGCCACTGGCTCGGCACGTTCGCCGTCTACCTCACCACCGGTCGCGGGCTCGCGTCGCCCGGGGCGCGGTGAGCGCCGACGACCTGCTAGGCTCCGCCGCCGTGCACGAGAGCCGCCACGACGAGCACGTCGTTCTGGTCGAAGAGCACGTCGTCCTGGTCGACGAGCACGACCGCGTGCTCGGCGTGGCACCGAAGCACTCGGTCCACGGCGCTACGACGCCGCTCCACCGCGGCTTCTCGCTCTTCCTCTTCGACGGCGCCCGGCGCGTCCTCGCCCAGCGACGCGCCGCCGCGAAGGTCACCTGGCCGCTCGTCTGGTCGAACTCCTGCTGCGGCCACCCCGCCCTCGGCGAGCCGGTCGAGCTCGCGGCGCGCCGCCGGCTGCGCGACGAGCTCGGGCTCGACAGGGTCGCCGCGCTCTGCGTGATGCTCCCCGACTACCGCTATCGCGCCTCGCGCGACGGGGTCGAGGAGAACGAGCTCTGCCCGGTGCTGGTGGCTCGCCTGCCCGCGGGCGTCGAGCCACGGCCCGACCCGGAAGAGATCGCCGAGCTGCGCTGGGTCGTCTGGGAGGAGTTTCTCGCCGAGCTCACTGCCGACCCGACGCCCTGGTCGCCCTGGTGCCGCGAGGAGATCCGCCTCCTCGCGGCGGCGCCGGCCTTCCGCGCCTGGCTCGACACCGACGGCGCGCGCTGAGCGCCCTCCGACCATGCCCGAGCTGCCCGAGCTGCCCGACGTCCCGCCGACGACCGAGGACGTCCTGCGTCGCAGCCGGCTGCACCGCGTCCCCGGGGTCTACGTCGTCGCCCGCTGTGCCGGCGTGGGCGACGCCACGCGCCACCTGATCGTCACCCGCGACGAGCTCGAGACGACCGTCATCACCCGCCCCGAGCACCTCGCCGACTGCGAGGTCCTCGAGCGCAACCCCGACGCCTGGGTACTGCTCGCGATCGACTGCGCCAACCCGTTCTACTGCGTCGGCTTCCTCGCCCGCCTGACCTCCGCCCTCGCCACCGCCGGAATCGACGTCCTCGCCTGCTCGACCTTCACCCGCGACTCGCTCCTCGTTCAGGAAGCCCAAACCGAACGGGCGATCGCGGCGCTCCGCGCGCTCGGGCTGCGCAGCTAGCCCACCGGCTGGAGGCGCGCCGTTCGTTGCCTCGCGGCACGGCCTGACGCCCGTGGCGGGCGGAGGAGCCGGGCTTCGCACCTCCGCTCACCCGCGCGATCGGGTGGGGTCGGCGGGGGGATCGAGGTGTACAGTCGCAACTCATGAAGACCCCACAGACGCTTGCCCTCTCGTCGTTCGTTCTCCTGCTCTCGGCTGGCCTGGCCGAAGGTCAGGTGTGTTCAATGCGGTTCGACCCGGCGGTGAGCTCTCCGACCGGAGGCGCCTTCGCCAACTCGGTTCAGGACATGACCGGAGACGGTCGGGCCGACCTTGTTGCATCCGACTACTTCCATGACCGGGTTCGCGTTCTGCAGGCTGACGAGGACGGCTCGCTGACACCGCTATCGGAGATTCCGGTAACTCTGCCGCTTGGGAGCGAGACGGCCGACTTCGATGGCAACGCGATCCTGGATCTGGCAGCGATCTCAGACACCGGCGATCACGCGTCGGCCCTCGGCATCGGGGGCGGCCTGTTCGCTCCGCCGCAGAACCTGCCGTTCGGAGCGATGGCGGGGGGAATTCGATCTGCTGACTTTGATCGGGACGGTTCCGCAGACCTTGCCCTTTCCGCCGGCCCTGGGTCGATCCATATTCAGCTTCTCATGGGCGACGGCGCGGGTGGATTCACCCTCGGCGAGGAAATCGTCACGGGAGTCTCTGACTTCATTCCGGGGATCGTGGCAGGGGAGCTCACGGGCGATTCGGCACCCGACATTGCTGCGTTCTTCCTGTCGATCCCGGCCATCCGCGTCTACCCCAACTTGAATGGCACCGGGTTTGGCCCGGCAGTCACGACCAACCTGGGTTTCAGCCCCGCCTTCGGACCCGCGATTGATCTCGATGGAGATGGAGACCTCGACCTCGTCGGAACGGACCGCGCCGGCGGGTCCGTGAGAGTCCTGTTCAGCGTCAACGGCTCGTTCGTCGAGGCGGCCAGTCTCCCGGCGCCAGACATTCAGAGTGCCGTCGCCATCGCGGATTTCGATCGCGATGGGCATTACGACCTCGCTTACGAAACGCTGGGCGGCGAACTCCGGATCCTCCGCGGCCTCAGCCCGACCCTGTTCGAGCCTTCGGTGAGTTGGCCGGTGCCGGCAGGTTCCAGCAGCGTGCTCGCCGCCGACGTCG
This genomic window from Holophagales bacterium contains:
- a CDS encoding SRPBCC domain-containing protein gives rise to the protein MDARRGSEPSPTKQVTVERTSDCELVVTRTFDAPARLVFEAWTRADLFQQWWLPKSMDMKLESIEMDVRPGGQYRLGFGGGMEFFGRYLEVIPPVRLVWTNEESGDAGPVTTVTFEERDGKTLLVLRELYPSKEALDAAGTGASEVMPETFQQLDELLARRPAGD
- a CDS encoding winged helix-turn-helix transcriptional regulator — encoded protein: MVQYSAGHFDTAFAAISDATRRGVLERLARSDASITDLADKFQMTLTGMKKHVGVLERAGLVTTEKIGRVRTCRLGQCRLEEEAAWIAKYHQLWAARFDALDQVIEDLKRKEKRDGRKKRK
- a CDS encoding PhzF family phenazine biosynthesis protein, with the protein product MKIPYFHVDAFAGEPFRGNPAGVCLLDHWLPDELMKRIAMENRHSETAFVVEESGALHLRWFTPVEEVQLCGHATLATAHVFFTKRGFPGNPLRFETASGPLTVSREGPLLVLDLPSLPTEPCEVPAALVRALGKPPVEARRARAYLALLASEEEVRDLQPDLESVEELDAAGLIVTAPGQTVDFVSRYFAPRLGVPEDPVTGSAHCALVPYWAARLDRTRLEARQLSARGGALRCELRGDRVRIGGQAVSYLDGVIEIEG
- a CDS encoding dienelactone hydrolase family protein, which produces MGMLISDAAVAADKVTKERITLGGVERVYYLAMPSELKPGETLPLLLAFHGSGRDGDSVVEKWARIARKERLVVVGLDALDHEQWQIPQDGPGPVYELVEALRQRLPIDPSRMYLFGHSAGAVFALRLVLLESEYFAAAAVHAGSFRTDGDYATIRLAKRKAPVMVISGDRDQFFPVGSVHATIQALKDAGIPAQVEIMKGHDHWYYTLATSINAGAWEFLKGQKLPSEPRYEAYIFR
- a CDS encoding IS110 family transposase, which encodes MRKESSRPESTLTTRSAASTLYLALELSHREWKLAFTSGLAVKAQIRSVPAGDLARLREEIARARKVLALAAKCRVLSCYEAGREGFWVHRALTSIGVVNVVVDSASIEVNRRRRRAKTDRLDAAALADLLVRYDLGGRRVLAAVRVPTPEQEDARPLHRELCTAKDDRTRLINRVRGLLAGQGLRVETVHSDLDLAALRTWAGKPLLLGLARRLASELERLGVLHRRILELEAERRHALTLADTKASEQAALLTRLRAIGPNSARLLAHELFSWRDLRNRRQVGALAGLTPTPFTSGDTEREQGISKAGIRSVRYLAIEIAWGWLRFQPRSALARWYQKRFGKGGSRLRKIGIVALARKLLIALWRFVTFGEIPAGAKLKPA
- a CDS encoding 7-cyano-7-deazaguanine synthase is translated as MRRYTPRLTFACPLPRLPASKQASKQASKQASKQASKQASQPASHATSHPARRPVPVGVTRQEVPRLPIRARDGMGSNTALARQDVQAGPLSGQEDCVPVRQTNQAGKYWALCRPRAQQSEGGIMPGVAYESVHLLSGGLDSAVMIYQATREGQRVRALYFDMGTFPTNQELHSVKAITFDLGVPLEIVDVKGIIPLVRGYLPEGAIGPDEADMKDLEALVVPASGFPILLSVALYYAQLTKIETISVAVLKEQAQARPRMREFFEAFPQVANLVNFEGGAVPRFQTPFIDKRKTDVVSLGSEIGARFGDTWTCRLGGPVHCGTCSACRHRKRAFDEAGVADAVTFAQ
- a CDS encoding DUF2891 domain-containing protein, with the translated sequence MTRRALGSSLLFALLTLVRLPAAASEAAPAGDPGARFAALALACVQQEYPNKIAHVMQSDADAKPPRELTPAFYGCFDWHSAVHGHWLLARLARLHPEAPYAATARAALGANLTAARLAGEARYLEGAGRVSFERPYGLAWLLQLGAELREWETPEARAWSAAIAPLETIAARRLVEWLPKLTFPIRVGEHDNTAFALGLALDWARAKGDPSGAIFETSVRRFYLGDRDCPLGYEPSGHDFLSPCLAEADVVRRVLAPAEFATWLSGFLPGLPRDGRGDWLAPGIVTDPSDPKLAHLDGLNLSRAWMLEGIAAGLPAGDPRRPALAAAAARHRAEALPRVTGEHYEGGHWLGTFAVYLTTGRGLASPGAR
- the idi gene encoding isopentenyl-diphosphate Delta-isomerase yields the protein MHESRHDEHVVLVEEHVVLVDEHDRVLGVAPKHSVHGATTPLHRGFSLFLFDGARRVLAQRRAAAKVTWPLVWSNSCCGHPALGEPVELAARRRLRDELGLDRVAALCVMLPDYRYRASRDGVEENELCPVLVARLPAGVEPRPDPEEIAELRWVVWEEFLAELTADPTPWSPWCREEIRLLAAAPAFRAWLDTDGAR
- a CDS encoding ACT domain-containing protein, whose protein sequence is MPELPELPDVPPTTEDVLRRSRLHRVPGVYVVARCAGVGDATRHLIVTRDELETTVITRPEHLADCEVLERNPDAWVLLAIDCANPFYCVGFLARLTSALATAGIDVLACSTFTRDSLLVQEAQTERAIAALRALGLRS
- a CDS encoding VCBS repeat-containing protein translates to MKTPQTLALSSFVLLLSAGLAEGQVCSMRFDPAVSSPTGGAFANSVQDMTGDGRADLVASDYFHDRVRVLQADEDGSLTPLSEIPVTLPLGSETADFDGNAILDLAAISDTGDHASALGIGGGLFAPPQNLPFGAMAGGIRSADFDRDGSADLALSAGPGSIHIQLLMGDGAGGFTLGEEIVTGVSDFIPGIVAGELTGDSAPDIAAFFLSIPAIRVYPNLNGTGFGPAVTTNLGFSPAFGPAIDLDGDGDLDLVGTDRAGGSVRVLFSVNGSFVEAASLPAPDIQSAVAIADFDRDGHYDLAYETLGGELRILRGLSPTLFEPSVSWPVPAGSSSVLAADVDGNGWVDVVRQDYNLRDTVEVYLNRGCSVVEIPTLDRTGLATLVGLLAVAAFLLLRRPSHAL